One window of Chryseobacterium sp. JJR-5R genomic DNA carries:
- a CDS encoding RNA-binding domain-containing protein encodes MNLHLLNEEVSSIISDIKNQGLFKKENDLIDYKKELNHFGLTDETEIFFRNFGKDIISFTNNNGGIILVGFTEDETTGEISDSGLAQKDLEIFTKIDLNKVHQKLDSITKCNFGLDLQQFQISSRKFYYLLIEKNNDITIPLNDFSDYKLKKGEIIHRISGKNETANENSQKINRFLQIKANEKSKEFMEIWSKLLPEIFDINPKEILMINPKTNMIYGYNQKDKNLSGSEIDVDKSEAGAFNIILNAISAGDIGKISNDEGKPLYKIVGELKSKTPRDFIYFSSLFDKIKILSSYNLSSNQLKCVFKYLNWINDEKLPIENPDKTKINNVFNQFIWVETLDKTYKIVFSEDAIDPIVEAINDSKKHIAIFGKTLQNKKSKLNTMPKLFATAKN; translated from the coding sequence ATGAATCTACATTTACTTAATGAGGAAGTAAGTTCCATAATTAGTGATATTAAAAATCAAGGACTTTTCAAAAAGGAAAATGATTTGATTGATTATAAAAAAGAATTAAATCATTTTGGATTAACAGATGAAACAGAAATCTTTTTTAGGAATTTTGGAAAAGACATCATCTCTTTCACAAATAATAATGGAGGAATTATTCTTGTTGGATTTACAGAAGATGAGACTACAGGAGAAATTTCTGATAGTGGATTAGCCCAAAAAGATTTGGAAATATTTACTAAAATTGATTTAAATAAAGTTCATCAAAAACTAGACTCAATTACAAAATGTAATTTTGGTTTAGATTTACAACAATTTCAAATAAGTTCTAGAAAATTTTATTACTTACTAATTGAAAAAAATAATGACATTACAATTCCTTTAAATGATTTTTCAGACTATAAATTAAAAAAAGGAGAAATAATACACCGAATTTCAGGTAAGAATGAAACAGCAAATGAAAATTCTCAAAAAATAAATAGATTCTTACAAATAAAGGCAAATGAAAAGAGTAAAGAATTTATGGAGATTTGGTCAAAATTACTGCCTGAAATTTTCGACATTAACCCCAAAGAAATTTTGATGATAAATCCAAAGACAAATATGATTTATGGATATAATCAAAAAGATAAAAATTTATCTGGAAGTGAAATTGACGTTGATAAATCCGAAGCAGGTGCATTTAATATTATATTAAATGCGATTTCTGCAGGAGATATTGGAAAAATCTCTAATGATGAGGGTAAACCTTTATATAAGATTGTTGGCGAATTAAAATCTAAAACACCAAGAGATTTTATATATTTTTCATCTTTATTTGACAAAATAAAGATTCTTTCAAGTTACAATTTATCCTCAAATCAGTTAAAGTGTGTGTTTAAGTATTTAAATTGGATTAACGATGAAAAACTTCCCATTGAAAATCCTGACAAAACAAAAATAAATAATGTATTTAATCAGTTTATTTGGGTTGAAACACTTGACAAAACATATAAAATAGTATTTTCTGAAGATGCAATAGATCCTATTGTTGAAGCAATCAATGATAGTAAAAAGCATATTGCTATTTTTGGAAAAACTTTACAGAATAAAAAATCAAAATTAAATACTATGCCGAAGTTATTCGCTACCGCAAAGAATTGA
- a CDS encoding DUF6261 family protein — protein sequence MKIALTKLSTKDLATLAQRIISNAQSGKYPAIANHPLIAALQSSYTEYDRVYAKQSYSGKGKDVATADHERDIAYSTLKAFLNGYRKLPSAANRQAAEDLYTVFKTFGLDLDRLSYSSQTAQMGKLIERLEIPDNTQKIALLSLTAAFAEMKSKHVYFEEIFADQAEANAGLRQMTSASAIRKDLEKHLKSYLNLLTAMKDVTGWELFYSDTNELVKAAKNSYQQKIGSEAKTGSSGNA from the coding sequence ATGAAAATTGCACTCACTAAGTTGAGCACCAAAGACCTCGCGACTTTGGCTCAAAGAATTATTTCAAACGCACAATCAGGAAAATATCCTGCCATTGCCAACCACCCGCTTATTGCGGCTTTACAGAGTTCCTATACGGAGTATGACCGGGTATATGCCAAGCAGAGCTACAGCGGAAAAGGGAAGGATGTTGCCACCGCGGATCATGAAAGGGATATTGCCTATTCCACTCTTAAGGCCTTCCTGAACGGCTACCGGAAACTGCCTTCCGCAGCGAACCGCCAGGCTGCTGAGGATCTGTACACGGTTTTTAAAACCTTCGGGCTGGATCTTGACCGGTTAAGCTATTCTTCGCAGACCGCACAGATGGGAAAACTCATTGAAAGGCTGGAAATTCCTGACAACACACAGAAAATCGCACTGCTGTCCCTTACTGCAGCATTTGCCGAAATGAAATCTAAGCATGTATATTTTGAGGAAATCTTTGCAGACCAGGCAGAAGCCAACGCCGGGCTCAGGCAGATGACCAGCGCGAGTGCCATCCGCAAAGATCTTGAAAAGCACCTGAAATCTTACCTTAATTTATTAACTGCCATGAAAGACGTTACCGGATGGGAACTGTTCTACAGTGACACAAACGAACTGGTAAAGGCTGCGAAAAATTCTTATCAGCAGAAAATCGGCAGTGAAGCAAAAACCGGATCATCCGGAAATGCCTGA
- a CDS encoding NAD(P)-binding domain-containing protein, whose amino-acid sequence MKKIGIIGCGWLGNHIAERLTGRYEIFATTTTPSKIQELKSKGYHATLVSFPDESGPEMKVWEAAAQLDAVIISVPFSGLRGTQVSMTEKRRNLLHFLGDFKGQLFYTSSTGVYPQEEKEFTEDDQPAAEVESERFILEKFPNANILRLAGLMGGDRLLKNYHISGLDQLVNHIHYADICSVVEKMLENRSRSKVYNVVAPVHPNKEEVINAQKGLPYSGERTDKGRTISPAKLMSELGFEFRYPDPRYFHNADA is encoded by the coding sequence ATGAAAAAAATAGGAATCATCGGCTGCGGCTGGCTGGGGAATCACATTGCAGAAAGGCTGACCGGCCGGTATGAAATTTTTGCAACCACTACGACGCCTTCTAAAATACAGGAACTGAAATCTAAAGGCTATCATGCCACGCTGGTAAGCTTTCCTGATGAATCAGGTCCGGAAATGAAAGTTTGGGAAGCTGCAGCGCAGCTGGACGCCGTTATTATCAGCGTTCCGTTTTCCGGGCTTCGGGGTACGCAGGTTTCTATGACGGAGAAGCGCCGGAACCTGCTTCATTTCTTAGGTGACTTTAAAGGCCAGCTTTTTTATACAAGCTCTACAGGTGTTTATCCGCAGGAAGAAAAAGAGTTTACGGAAGACGATCAGCCTGCTGCGGAGGTGGAGAGTGAACGTTTTATTTTAGAAAAATTTCCCAACGCCAATATCCTGAGGCTGGCCGGATTAATGGGCGGTGACCGGCTTTTGAAAAACTATCATATCTCCGGACTGGATCAGCTGGTCAACCATATCCATTATGCGGATATCTGTTCGGTGGTTGAAAAAATGCTGGAAAACCGGTCCCGGTCCAAAGTATACAATGTGGTGGCGCCTGTCCATCCCAACAAAGAAGAGGTGATCAATGCGCAGAAAGGCCTTCCGTATTCGGGGGAACGCACTGATAAAGGCAGAACTATATCGCCGGCAAAATTAATGTCAGAACTGGGTTTTGAATTCCGGTATCCTGACCCAAGGTATTTTCATAATGCTGATGCTTAA
- a CDS encoding EcsC family protein, with protein sequence MNISANHHQELSTAMQILENPGIAAKITNLIGSPIEKGLERLPASWNGKIGEITKTALLKAADAAVLTMKESPNSKASNLWHKIGVASSGAIGGFFGLPALAIELPLSTTIMLRSIIDIARSEGESINDPATKLACLEVFALGGKSQSDDATESGYFTVRAALSKSVGSAAEFITKNAVADKSAPQLVKLVVKIASRFNIQVTEKVAAQAIPAIGAAGGAIVNTIFINHFQDMAKGHFTVRRLEKIYGKELIQSEYEKIAAQRRSM encoded by the coding sequence ATGAACATATCCGCAAATCATCACCAGGAATTATCCACAGCCATGCAAATCCTGGAAAACCCCGGAATAGCCGCCAAAATAACCAACCTTATTGGCTCCCCTATTGAAAAAGGACTGGAACGCCTCCCGGCTAGCTGGAACGGGAAAATAGGCGAAATTACAAAAACCGCTTTGCTGAAAGCAGCTGATGCCGCGGTGTTGACCATGAAGGAGTCACCCAATTCCAAGGCTTCAAATTTATGGCACAAAATAGGGGTTGCCTCATCCGGTGCCATAGGCGGGTTTTTCGGGCTTCCGGCGCTTGCTATTGAACTTCCCCTTTCTACCACCATTATGCTCCGTTCCATTATTGACATTGCACGCAGCGAAGGCGAATCCATTAATGATCCGGCTACGAAACTGGCCTGTCTTGAAGTTTTTGCACTGGGTGGCAAAAGCCAGTCGGATGATGCCACCGAAAGCGGTTACTTTACGGTCCGGGCGGCATTGTCAAAATCAGTAGGCAGCGCGGCTGAGTTTATCACAAAAAATGCTGTGGCGGACAAAAGTGCGCCCCAACTGGTAAAACTGGTTGTGAAAATTGCATCACGTTTTAATATTCAGGTAACGGAAAAGGTGGCCGCCCAGGCTATCCCGGCCATCGGAGCGGCGGGCGGAGCCATCGTCAATACCATATTCATCAATCATTTCCAGGATATGGCCAAAGGGCATTTTACCGTAAGGCGTCTGGAAAAGATCTACGGTAAAGAACTCATCCAATCAGAATATGAAAAAATAGCGGCACAAAGGAGATCGATGTAA
- a CDS encoding TonB-dependent receptor plug domain-containing protein has protein sequence MKITIPQPCHENWDTMTPDEQGKFCSVCSKTVRDFTAASDEDLAEAFSGISETACGHFKASQLNRDLQYSHINSLFAKFAVGFAVTAGGIIPIHAQQHEPQEKIIRQSKVTGKVMPGLIKKDTADTRNLVLGGIHRVSLDTYRPLYVINGKMGTESDFKALDPKSIKALEVLKGTSATDLYGEKAKNGVIVVTVKRKRK, from the coding sequence ATGAAAATTACGATACCTCAACCCTGCCACGAGAACTGGGATACCATGACACCGGATGAACAAGGAAAGTTCTGTTCCGTATGCTCAAAAACCGTAAGGGATTTTACAGCGGCTTCCGATGAAGACCTAGCAGAAGCATTTTCCGGGATTTCCGAAACGGCGTGCGGACATTTTAAGGCTTCGCAGCTTAACCGCGATCTGCAGTATTCGCATATCAATTCCCTCTTTGCTAAGTTTGCCGTAGGTTTTGCAGTAACGGCAGGAGGGATTATTCCTATTCATGCCCAACAGCATGAACCACAGGAAAAGATAATAAGGCAATCAAAAGTAACAGGAAAAGTAATGCCCGGATTGATAAAGAAGGATACGGCTGATACCCGGAACCTTGTTTTAGGCGGCATCCACCGGGTAAGCCTGGACACATACCGGCCTTTGTATGTTATTAATGGCAAAATGGGTACGGAAAGTGATTTTAAAGCCCTTGACCCGAAATCCATTAAGGCATTAGAAGTACTTAAAGGGACTTCTGCCACTGATCTCTATGGTGAAAAAGCGAAGAACGGAGTGATTGTGGTTACTGTAAAGCGGAAGAGAAAATAA
- a CDS encoding NADP-dependent glyceraldehyde-3-phosphate dehydrogenase, with the protein MSSENTTSFHDLFKPENEIPEEYKVPEIHQRVYLLNGELVEWSGEVTEIYSPVCIRTENGLERKLLGSIPNISPKEAMDVLDASVKAYNNGLGEWPTMSVEGRIKCMQKFVYLMIKERDLIIKLLMWEIGKTLADSTKEFDRTVDYINQTIDALKDLDRESSRFQQAEGTIAQIRRAPLGVVLSMGPFNYPLNEIFTTLIPALIMGNTILFKLPKHGVLAHYPLLKAFKEAFPKGTVNTLYGKGADIITPIMESGKVNVLAFIGSSKVANGLKKLHPKVNRLRAILSLDAKNAAIVTKHANLDVAVSECMLGALSFNGQRCTALKLIFVQKEVAEEFTQKLTAAVSAMKAGLPWEKDVKITPLPEVNKPPYLKECIDDAVSKGAKVLNENGGLTEASFVFPAVVYPVNSDMKLYHEEQFGPVIPIVPFENIEEPIEYQVNASHGMQVSIFSEDPMEVSQLIDPFVHLVSRVNINCQAQRGPDVFPFTGRKDSAEGTLSVFDALRSFSIRSLVAAKITDANKNLLNTIVRDHDSNFLSTDYIF; encoded by the coding sequence ATGAGTTCAGAAAACACGACTTCATTTCATGACCTGTTCAAACCTGAAAACGAAATCCCTGAAGAATATAAAGTACCCGAGATCCACCAGCGTGTCTATCTCCTTAATGGGGAACTGGTAGAGTGGAGCGGCGAGGTAACGGAGATCTATTCGCCGGTCTGCATCCGTACGGAAAACGGACTGGAAAGAAAACTGTTGGGAAGCATCCCGAACATCAGCCCGAAAGAAGCAATGGACGTTCTGGATGCTTCGGTAAAAGCCTATAATAACGGGCTGGGCGAGTGGCCTACCATGTCTGTGGAAGGGCGTATCAAGTGTATGCAGAAATTCGTCTACCTGATGATCAAGGAACGTGACCTCATCATTAAACTGCTGATGTGGGAGATCGGGAAAACACTTGCCGATTCTACCAAAGAATTCGACCGGACGGTAGACTACATCAACCAGACCATCGACGCACTGAAAGATCTGGACAGGGAATCGTCACGGTTTCAGCAGGCTGAAGGAACGATTGCCCAGATCAGAAGGGCTCCGCTCGGCGTGGTGCTGAGCATGGGGCCGTTCAACTATCCTTTGAATGAAATATTCACAACGCTGATCCCGGCACTGATCATGGGAAATACCATCCTGTTCAAGCTTCCCAAGCACGGGGTTTTAGCACATTATCCATTATTAAAGGCATTTAAAGAAGCCTTCCCGAAAGGAACCGTCAATACTTTATACGGAAAGGGCGCAGACATCATTACTCCGATCATGGAAAGCGGAAAAGTAAATGTCCTTGCCTTTATCGGTTCCAGTAAAGTGGCCAACGGGCTTAAAAAACTGCATCCCAAAGTCAACCGTTTACGCGCCATCCTGAGCCTGGATGCAAAGAATGCAGCCATCGTGACCAAGCATGCGAATCTGGATGTGGCGGTAAGCGAGTGTATGCTGGGCGCACTCTCATTCAACGGGCAGCGGTGTACAGCGCTTAAACTGATCTTTGTACAGAAAGAGGTGGCAGAAGAATTTACCCAAAAATTAACCGCTGCGGTTTCAGCCATGAAGGCCGGCCTTCCGTGGGAGAAAGATGTGAAGATCACGCCGCTTCCGGAAGTGAACAAACCGCCTTACCTGAAAGAATGTATCGACGATGCCGTTTCAAAAGGCGCGAAGGTGCTTAATGAAAACGGAGGCCTGACCGAAGCATCCTTTGTTTTCCCGGCAGTGGTATATCCGGTGAACAGTGATATGAAACTCTACCATGAAGAACAGTTCGGCCCTGTTATTCCTATAGTTCCGTTTGAGAATATCGAGGAGCCGATCGAATATCAGGTAAATGCTTCCCACGGGATGCAGGTAAGTATTTTCAGTGAAGATCCGATGGAGGTTTCCCAACTGATTGATCCGTTTGTTCACCTGGTGAGCCGTGTGAATATCAACTGCCAGGCACAGAGAGGGCCGGATGTTTTTCCTTTTACCGGAAGAAAAGACAGCGCAGAAGGTACACTTTCCGTTTTTGATGCATTGCGTTCGTTCTCTATCCGTTCCCTGGTGGCGGCAAAAATCACTGATGCCAATAAAAACCTGCTGAATACTATTGTCAGGGACCATGACTCAAATTTCCTGAGTACCGATTATATTTTTTGA
- a CDS encoding alpha/beta hydrolase has translation MPYITKSDNQNVELYYEDFGSGQPIILIHGWPLSGKSWEMQIPVLLNLGYRVISYDRRGFGKSSPTADGYDYDSLTQDLHELISQLELKNVILFGFSMGGGEVVRYLTNYGSDNVDKVALISSIIPVVKQKEDNPDGVPQEKLDTIMESLKTDRVTFLESFHKDFYNYGLLSKSVSQKQLDYDWSIASCANPIATIKCAESWANTDFRPELGNVNVRTLIVHGDDDKVVPIKTAGQQAAQGIANNEFKIIEGAPHGLNVTHAEDLNSIISRFLTT, from the coding sequence ATGCCTTACATCACAAAAAGCGACAATCAGAACGTCGAACTTTATTATGAAGATTTCGGATCCGGACAACCGATTATCCTGATCCACGGATGGCCGTTAAGCGGCAAATCATGGGAAATGCAGATTCCCGTTCTTTTGAATTTGGGATACCGTGTCATTTCATATGACAGAAGAGGTTTCGGAAAATCATCGCCTACTGCGGACGGATATGATTATGACAGCCTGACGCAGGACCTTCATGAATTAATCTCCCAACTGGAGCTGAAAAATGTAATCCTTTTCGGATTTTCTATGGGCGGCGGCGAAGTGGTGCGCTACCTGACGAACTATGGCTCTGATAACGTAGACAAAGTAGCTTTGATATCATCCATTATTCCGGTGGTGAAACAAAAAGAAGACAATCCGGATGGTGTCCCGCAGGAAAAATTGGATACTATTATGGAAAGCCTGAAAACTGACCGTGTTACGTTCCTGGAATCATTCCACAAAGATTTTTACAATTACGGACTGCTTTCAAAGTCAGTAAGCCAGAAACAGCTGGACTACGATTGGTCTATCGCTTCATGCGCCAATCCGATTGCAACCATTAAATGTGCGGAAAGCTGGGCAAATACGGATTTCCGTCCTGAGCTCGGTAATGTGAACGTAAGAACCCTAATCGTACATGGTGACGATGATAAAGTAGTTCCTATTAAAACGGCCGGGCAGCAGGCTGCACAGGGAATCGCCAACAATGAATTCAAAATTATCGAAGGTGCACCCCACGGGTTGAATGTTACCCATGCAGAAGATCTGAACAGCATCATCAGCAGGTTTTTAACCACATAA
- a CDS encoding RNA polymerase sigma factor, giving the protein MASSEQEFLQKIEQHKGIIFKISKMYMDTKDDRDDLFQEITYQVWKAYPHFRGRSGFSTWLYRIALNTAIIFLKNEKKRSFIGNGDFSDYKIIQEESDAGKEEKLNAMYKAIHQLNPIDKAFIFYYLEDVTGKEIAEQMGISEGNVRVKMNRAKNKLKDILQHNTINL; this is encoded by the coding sequence ATGGCCTCATCAGAACAGGAATTTTTACAGAAAATCGAACAACATAAAGGAATCATTTTTAAGATTTCCAAAATGTATATGGATACGAAAGATGACCGGGATGATCTCTTCCAGGAGATTACCTATCAGGTCTGGAAAGCCTACCCTCATTTCAGGGGCCGGAGCGGATTTTCTACCTGGCTGTACAGGATTGCGCTGAATACAGCGATCATATTCCTTAAAAACGAAAAGAAAAGGAGTTTTATCGGGAACGGAGATTTTTCTGATTATAAAATTATACAGGAAGAATCTGATGCCGGAAAAGAAGAAAAGCTGAATGCCATGTATAAAGCAATCCATCAGCTGAACCCTATTGACAAAGCTTTTATCTTCTATTATCTTGAAGATGTCACCGGAAAGGAAATTGCAGAGCAGATGGGGATTTCCGAAGGGAATGTAAGGGTGAAGATGAACCGCGCCAAGAATAAACTGAAAGATATTTTACAACATAATACAATTAACCTTTAA
- a CDS encoding YdcF family protein, protein MVKKLFTVFKMAASVFIAWFIIHSAFIIIDGISDDGKKADLAVIPGSKVNEDGTLSERLEQRLESGIDLYRSHRIRKILVSGGLGKEGYYEGSRMKSFLISKGIPDSLIIVDNFGNNTRATVENTLQLRTKLKFSSIMVVSQYFHVSRTKKLFKDRGFKEVNSVSPDYFEWRDVYSLLREFPAYYIQ, encoded by the coding sequence ATGGTAAAAAAACTTTTCACCGTTTTTAAAATGGCTGCATCCGTATTTATTGCATGGTTTATTATTCATTCCGCGTTCATTATAATTGACGGTATTTCTGATGACGGTAAGAAAGCAGACCTTGCCGTTATTCCGGGAAGCAAAGTAAATGAAGACGGCACCTTGTCAGAAAGGCTTGAACAGCGTCTTGAAAGCGGGATTGATTTATACAGAAGCCACCGGATCAGAAAAATCCTGGTCAGCGGAGGACTGGGAAAAGAAGGATATTACGAAGGAAGCCGAATGAAATCATTCCTTATTTCAAAGGGCATTCCCGATTCTTTGATTATTGTCGATAACTTTGGCAATAACACACGGGCAACGGTTGAAAATACACTACAATTGCGTACAAAGCTGAAGTTCAGCAGTATTATGGTTGTTTCCCAGTATTTTCATGTGAGCCGGACTAAAAAATTATTTAAAGACCGTGGCTTTAAAGAGGTAAACAGCGTCAGCCCGGATTATTTTGAATGGCGGGACGTGTATTCGCTGCTCCGGGAATTTCCGGCTTATTATATACAGTAA